From Haloglomus litoreum, the proteins below share one genomic window:
- a CDS encoding DUF7351 domain-containing protein — MSDAVPGDAGTGDGADGEWADHGDPVTAASDAFAALGGETRMAIVRTLFEAEREAGRPVTRSFSTLFEASDEETTAGFAYHLRQLPETYLQKVEQAEHDEGAPDDEAGYRLTAAGRRVARAIAAGTLTESADRDPVDLEAMCPFCDESGLHAAGDDTVLTVACRACEREVLALPFPPAGYRAHDDGSLPDAVDSYYRGRIATMRDGTCPECGGVAETAAEVVGTADAAGAASASGTAGSGDDEPGDTAGDATAARARMTCTACGYRLRCPVTLTVLDEPAVVSTFHAAGVDLAERPLWNVGPEWRERVVSTDPLAIRVTARVGGEELACFVGRDLSVVYTDRLTPDDDGDDRRSSVGAGAGSGADQSVEQASDEPEEADAGADQPSVGEPDSATA, encoded by the coding sequence ATGAGTGACGCCGTTCCGGGCGACGCCGGCACCGGTGACGGGGCCGACGGGGAGTGGGCGGACCACGGCGACCCCGTCACGGCTGCGAGCGACGCGTTCGCAGCTCTCGGCGGCGAGACGCGGATGGCAATCGTCAGGACGCTGTTCGAGGCCGAGCGAGAGGCGGGCCGTCCGGTGACGCGGTCGTTCTCGACGCTGTTCGAGGCCAGCGACGAGGAGACGACGGCCGGCTTCGCCTACCACCTCCGGCAACTGCCCGAGACCTACCTGCAGAAGGTCGAGCAGGCCGAGCACGACGAGGGGGCGCCCGACGACGAGGCCGGATACCGGCTGACGGCTGCCGGACGGCGGGTGGCCCGGGCCATCGCCGCGGGCACGTTGACAGAGAGCGCCGACCGCGACCCGGTCGATCTGGAGGCCATGTGCCCGTTCTGTGACGAGTCGGGGCTCCACGCGGCTGGCGACGATACGGTCCTGACCGTCGCCTGCAGGGCCTGCGAGCGCGAGGTCCTCGCGCTCCCGTTCCCGCCGGCCGGCTATCGGGCCCACGACGACGGGTCCCTCCCGGACGCCGTGGACAGCTACTACCGGGGTCGGATCGCCACGATGCGGGACGGGACCTGCCCCGAGTGTGGCGGTGTCGCGGAGACGGCTGCCGAGGTCGTGGGGACGGCGGACGCGGCCGGGGCGGCGAGCGCGTCGGGGACGGCCGGGTCCGGGGACGACGAGCCCGGAGACACGGCCGGTGACGCGACCGCCGCCCGTGCCCGGATGACCTGCACGGCCTGTGGCTACCGGCTCCGGTGTCCGGTGACGCTGACGGTGCTCGACGAGCCGGCCGTCGTGTCGACGTTCCACGCCGCGGGCGTCGACCTCGCCGAACGGCCCCTGTGGAACGTCGGCCCGGAGTGGCGCGAACGGGTCGTCTCGACGGACCCGCTCGCAATCCGTGTGACGGCCCGGGTCGGCGGCGAGGAACTGGCCTGCTTCGTCGGGCGGGACCTCTCGGTGGTCTACACGGACCGCCTGACGCCCGACGACGACGGCGACGACCGGCGCTCGAGCGTCGGCGCCGGAGCCGGGAGCGGTGCGGACCAGTCGGTCGAGCAGGCGAGCGACGAGCCGGAGGAAGCCGACGCCGGAGCCGACCAGCCGAGTGTCGGCGAACCCGACTCCGCGACCGCGTGA
- the moaA gene encoding GTP 3',8-cyclase MoaA produces MLVDGHGRELTGVRVSLTDRCNFDCVYCHNEGLGDTRGPMEPADDEMSTDDVVRFLEVAAEFDVDSVKFTGGEPMLREDLEEIVRRVPKGMETSLTTNGTFLPGRAAALRDAGLDRVNVSQDALDPTAFQEVTQSTQYDAVLEGVQAAVDAGLTPVKLNMVVFEQTAGYVPEMVDHVAETEGLQLQLIEYMPELAGRPEWAVDIDRVHGWLEEQADHVEHREMHHRRRYWVSPDDSDETATGMVEIVDPVGNETFCANCHRVRVTHQGFLKGCLNRNDDLKPMGEMTKPEIREALRETVADRVPYYGEYMVRDDDGEWVVNEEYIEDYVGA; encoded by the coding sequence ATGCTGGTCGACGGGCACGGACGCGAACTGACGGGGGTCCGGGTATCGCTGACGGACCGCTGCAACTTCGACTGCGTCTACTGCCACAACGAGGGACTCGGCGACACGCGAGGGCCGATGGAGCCGGCGGACGACGAGATGTCGACGGACGACGTGGTCCGGTTCCTGGAGGTGGCAGCCGAGTTCGACGTGGACAGCGTGAAGTTCACCGGCGGCGAGCCGATGCTCCGGGAGGACCTGGAGGAGATCGTCCGCCGCGTTCCCAAGGGGATGGAGACCTCTCTCACCACCAACGGTACCTTCCTGCCCGGGCGAGCGGCGGCACTCCGCGACGCCGGCCTCGACCGGGTCAACGTCTCGCAGGACGCGCTCGACCCGACCGCGTTCCAGGAGGTCACCCAGAGTACTCAGTACGACGCCGTCCTGGAGGGTGTCCAGGCTGCCGTCGATGCCGGGCTGACGCCGGTCAAGCTGAACATGGTCGTCTTCGAGCAGACCGCCGGCTACGTCCCGGAGATGGTCGACCACGTCGCCGAGACCGAAGGCCTCCAGCTCCAGCTCATCGAGTACATGCCCGAACTCGCGGGCCGTCCGGAGTGGGCCGTCGACATCGACCGCGTCCACGGCTGGCTCGAGGAGCAGGCCGACCACGTCGAGCACCGGGAGATGCACCACCGTCGGCGGTACTGGGTCAGCCCCGACGACTCCGACGAGACGGCGACCGGCATGGTCGAGATCGTCGACCCCGTGGGGAACGAGACCTTCTGCGCCAACTGCCACCGCGTCCGCGTGACCCACCAGGGCTTCCTGAAAGGCTGTCTCAACCGCAACGACGACCTGAAACCGATGGGCGAGATGACGAAACCCGAGATCCGCGAGGCGCTCCGGGAGACGGTCGCCGACCGCGTCCCCTACTACGGCGAGTACATGGTCCGCGACGACGACGGCGAATGGGTCGTCAACGAGGAGTACATCGAGGACTACGTCGGGGCGTAA
- a CDS encoding CAP domain-containing protein, which yields MPEFDAIESDDYERIEPFERAVFEAVNESREAQGLVTLEWDGVLAYISRLHSRNMSQSGFFSHTDNEERGPRDRIKGFNYACANSFAENLYKISNFYSGYEQDIENIGKEAVSSWKHSPEHREVMWSEVGGVAGVGCYINADNDVYVTNLFCSHDPADAEDAGTGTPPEDCYYGGERP from the coding sequence ATGCCGGAGTTCGATGCGATAGAGAGTGACGACTACGAACGCATTGAGCCGTTCGAACGAGCGGTCTTCGAAGCTGTCAACGAATCCCGTGAAGCACAGGGATTGGTAACACTCGAATGGGACGGAGTGCTGGCATATATTTCGCGTCTCCATAGTAGGAATATGTCACAATCCGGATTCTTTTCTCACACAGATAATGAGGAGCGTGGCCCAAGAGACCGGATTAAGGGATTTAATTACGCCTGCGCCAATTCTTTCGCTGAAAATCTGTACAAGATATCTAACTTCTATTCAGGCTATGAACAAGATATAGAGAATATTGGGAAAGAAGCTGTATCAAGTTGGAAGCACTCTCCAGAACATCGCGAAGTGATGTGGAGCGAGGTCGGCGGCGTCGCCGGCGTTGGATGCTACATCAACGCCGACAACGATGTCTACGTCACCAACCTGTTCTGCAGCCACGACCCGGCCGATGCCGAGGACGCGGGAACTGGGACCCCACCCGAGGACTGCTACTACGGGGGTGAGCGTCCGTGA
- a CDS encoding PKD domain-containing protein, which yields MQATRARLVPLVLLVAAATVATGGVVGAEEPPLADAGLDQQVQQNATVLLDAAGSRDPDGEIRSYSWTIETPDGRTVRPADPDAARTSFVARQPGRYEATVTVTGEDGQSASDTLYVDVVPHADPGLPETPDSPPTDTTPGLPESSSPVSDGVVDPATPDAPLSTTDAPSPTDTAAASGSGPACPSARTRVGSLGCLQGEDPPATVEVQGELYVRQGSVHTYTALVEDRPGGNERLDWSGGVGTGNTLTRMFAEPPGSTVTITATVDDGEGHTSSDSIVVHVVAGNSPPEVRIEGPTQACVGEPVELEGYAVTSEESDEIIDSTWHSDPTFVPQGPGRYEVGFSATDRQNQTAKTTHTVTVREDGGCAEEGPNLPDTQRGSGEDKLLIRASDDNWVEGSEVSALMRANEKVPESGALEKLADVGAATGKFGEASAELVTGNRETMVVTMSAENASELAEKIESTPSDDTVAGAAGPRINEHERLKNARVKDPVETEDGRVRVVIRIGKNNEGSPDQYEQPDSTASKQEALSGRREPESTSEGGTAESAEPSLPSSDEQTNVLERSGPVDSATQVADTVSETVESAVSSLVGGTADSGGTDASPADTGGTGSPEPDESPGADTSNGGDSSSGTGSEDTTEDDSTDSTSGSITEAFSEIAGGDSSDSSEPDDNSGDSSDGSGSDPSDGSNIGGDSPWGGLL from the coding sequence ATGCAAGCAACACGCGCTCGACTGGTCCCGCTCGTGTTGCTCGTCGCGGCTGCTACGGTCGCTACGGGCGGCGTCGTGGGGGCGGAGGAACCACCGCTGGCAGACGCCGGCCTCGACCAGCAGGTCCAGCAGAACGCGACTGTCCTGCTCGACGCTGCCGGCTCCCGGGACCCCGACGGCGAGATCAGGTCGTACTCCTGGACCATCGAGACTCCCGACGGACGGACCGTCCGGCCCGCCGACCCCGACGCGGCCCGAACCTCCTTCGTCGCGCGCCAGCCCGGCCGGTACGAGGCCACCGTGACGGTCACCGGCGAGGATGGGCAGTCCGCCTCGGATACGCTCTACGTCGATGTGGTCCCCCACGCCGACCCTGGGCTGCCCGAGACGCCGGACTCGCCCCCGACGGATACCACTCCCGGCCTCCCGGAGTCCTCCTCTCCCGTCTCCGATGGCGTCGTCGACCCGGCCACGCCGGATGCCCCGCTCTCGACGACCGACGCCCCCTCGCCCACCGACACGGCCGCCGCGAGCGGGTCGGGACCCGCCTGCCCATCCGCGAGGACCCGGGTCGGAAGCCTCGGCTGTCTCCAGGGTGAGGACCCGCCCGCCACGGTCGAGGTGCAGGGCGAACTGTACGTCCGGCAGGGGAGCGTCCACACCTACACCGCCCTCGTCGAGGACCGTCCCGGCGGGAACGAACGCCTGGACTGGTCGGGCGGCGTCGGGACGGGGAACACCCTCACCCGGATGTTCGCCGAGCCGCCCGGCTCGACCGTCACGATCACCGCCACCGTCGACGACGGCGAGGGACACACCTCCTCGGACTCCATCGTCGTCCACGTCGTTGCCGGGAACAGTCCACCGGAGGTGCGCATCGAGGGTCCGACGCAGGCCTGCGTGGGTGAACCTGTCGAGCTCGAGGGCTACGCGGTCACCTCGGAGGAGAGCGACGAGATCATCGACTCGACCTGGCACAGCGACCCAACCTTCGTCCCCCAGGGCCCCGGCCGCTACGAGGTCGGGTTCTCCGCGACTGACCGACAAAACCAGACCGCGAAGACGACGCACACGGTTACGGTTCGGGAGGATGGTGGGTGTGCTGAGGAAGGTCCAAATTTACCGGATACTCAAAGAGGAAGTGGGGAGGATAAATTGCTCATCAGGGCATCAGACGACAACTGGGTCGAGGGATCCGAGGTCTCTGCACTGATGCGAGCGAACGAGAAGGTACCGGAATCCGGAGCGCTGGAGAAACTGGCCGATGTCGGTGCAGCTACCGGCAAGTTCGGTGAGGCCTCCGCCGAACTCGTGACGGGGAACCGGGAGACGATGGTCGTCACCATGTCGGCGGAGAACGCGAGCGAACTGGCGGAGAAGATTGAATCGACTCCAAGCGACGACACCGTGGCTGGTGCGGCTGGACCCCGCATCAATGAACACGAACGTCTCAAGAACGCCCGCGTGAAGGACCCCGTTGAGACGGAGGATGGCAGAGTCAGGGTAGTTATCAGGATCGGAAAGAACAACGAGGGAAGCCCGGATCAGTACGAACAACCTGACTCGACGGCGAGCAAACAAGAGGCATTGTCTGGACGCAGAGAACCCGAGTCGACTTCGGAGGGCGGAACCGCGGAGTCGGCAGAACCATCGCTGCCGTCCAGCGATGAACAGACGAACGTGCTGGAACGGTCTGGACCAGTGGACAGTGCGACACAGGTTGCTGATACGGTCAGTGAGACGGTCGAATCCGCCGTCAGTTCACTCGTCGGGGGGACAGCCGATTCCGGCGGTACTGATGCAAGCCCGGCGGATACTGGGGGAACCGGATCACCGGAACCGGACGAATCGCCCGGGGCCGATACGTCGAACGGCGGGGACAGTTCATCGGGGACGGGTTCGGAGGACACCACTGAGGACGACAGCACGGACTCCACGAGTGGGTCGATTACTGAGGCATTCAGCGAGATTGCCGGTGGGGATTCCTCCGACTCGAGTGAACCGGACGACAACTCCGGAGACAGCTCGGATGGTTCGGGGTCAGACCCCAGCGATGGATCGAACATAGGCGGCGACAGTCCGTGGGGTGGATTGCTATGA
- a CDS encoding sensor histidine kinase, with translation MVLLPATAALDEVAAALDAPVTRYDGVHDAVSLLQRGDVACVVVDATAADLPIATVVRRVRDGGEAAVVVAVGPDDGPPGVGATAAAVVDRTATAATARTLEEVRTDALLDRSARRSSGAETLLRNTIRSIGGHGDEGLEPVAEAVVASAAPTGPYSAAWVGRHDTDRRVLQPVAAAGVPVDHLRAVPVDPATDEAGASTEGSATLRAVAADGDAAVFTERLETAGSQSATEGTHLLAVRIPTDPGAVLHLVADRPGGVPASERATLADLGAAIAATTTDSGASDAGEDRLRLLADVLAHELSNQLGAASLQLDLAEEHGDAEHFDHVARALDRLEGLTDETRALARAEPDREWTDLREVAESSWDAISTPNATLVVEDATLEVDSALLRLAVINLFRNAVEHGSSNPAPGEQDAAEHGSGTGEAGAEGRPAGADGSDRDSASELTVEIGPVGDDEGFYVADDGPGIPPEERERVLQWGHSGGDGTGVGLGLVRLVAERHGWTVDIGESESGGARVVLAP, from the coding sequence ATGGTACTGCTCCCGGCGACCGCCGCGCTTGATGAGGTGGCGGCGGCGCTGGACGCGCCCGTCACGCGGTACGACGGGGTCCACGACGCGGTATCACTCCTCCAGCGTGGGGACGTGGCGTGTGTCGTCGTGGACGCCACGGCGGCTGACCTCCCGATTGCGACGGTTGTCCGTCGAGTGCGGGACGGGGGCGAGGCCGCCGTCGTCGTCGCGGTCGGGCCGGATGACGGACCGCCCGGCGTCGGTGCAACTGCGGCGGCCGTCGTGGATCGGACGGCCACGGCGGCCACCGCTCGGACGCTGGAGGAGGTGCGTACCGACGCGTTGCTCGACCGGAGTGCACGGCGGAGCTCGGGAGCCGAGACACTGCTCCGGAACACCATCAGGTCGATCGGCGGACACGGGGACGAAGGCCTCGAGCCGGTGGCCGAGGCAGTGGTCGCTTCGGCCGCGCCGACGGGACCGTACTCGGCCGCCTGGGTCGGCCGACACGACACCGACCGACGGGTCCTCCAGCCGGTCGCCGCGGCGGGCGTCCCGGTCGACCACCTCCGCGCGGTGCCGGTCGATCCGGCGACCGACGAGGCGGGCGCATCGACCGAAGGGAGTGCAACCCTCCGGGCGGTCGCCGCCGACGGGGATGCGGCGGTGTTCACCGAGCGACTGGAGACGGCGGGGAGTCAGTCGGCCACCGAGGGCACCCATCTGCTCGCGGTACGCATCCCCACCGACCCCGGGGCCGTCCTCCACCTCGTCGCGGACCGGCCGGGTGGGGTGCCCGCCAGCGAGCGGGCTACCCTCGCCGATCTCGGGGCGGCCATCGCGGCCACCACGACCGACAGCGGAGCCTCCGATGCCGGCGAGGACCGACTCCGCCTACTCGCGGACGTACTGGCCCACGAGTTGAGCAACCAGCTCGGGGCGGCCAGCCTCCAACTCGACCTCGCCGAGGAACACGGGGATGCCGAACACTTCGACCACGTGGCACGTGCACTCGACCGGCTGGAGGGACTGACCGACGAGACACGGGCACTGGCCCGCGCGGAACCCGACCGGGAGTGGACGGACCTGCGTGAGGTGGCCGAATCGTCGTGGGATGCCATCTCGACCCCGAACGCGACGCTCGTGGTGGAGGACGCGACACTCGAGGTCGACAGCGCACTGCTGCGGCTGGCGGTCATCAACCTGTTCCGCAATGCCGTCGAGCATGGCTCGTCGAATCCTGCTCCGGGGGAGCAAGACGCTGCGGAGCACGGGTCCGGAACCGGTGAAGCGGGAGCAGAGGGACGGCCCGCTGGAGCCGACGGCAGTGACCGTGACTCCGCGTCGGAACTCACCGTCGAGATCGGCCCCGTCGGGGACGACGAGGGGTTCTACGTAGCCGACGACGGGCCAGGTATCCCACCCGAGGAGCGTGAACGGGTGCTCCAGTGGGGTCACTCGGGCGGCGATGGCACCGGTGTCGGGCTTGGACTGGTCCGCCTCGTCGCGGAGCGGCACGGCTGGACCGTCGACATCGGAGAGAGCGAGTCCGGCGGTGCACGCGTGGTACTGGCCCCCTGA
- a CDS encoding response regulator transcription factor has protein sequence MSDGDLATVLIADDEPAIVDGQASRLKAKYRVRRAYGGREALDGLDETVDVALLDRRMPDLSGDQVLERIRSEGYACRVAMLTGVEPSFDIAEMGFDDYIRKPVDETELFAVVENLLARQTYDEGLREFYSVSRRIALLETEHDRAELVDNDAYGRLVDRRAALRAHLDDALDDLREMEGYAVAVDEALPPEQAGGEHRAGGD, from the coding sequence ATGTCCGATGGAGACCTCGCGACCGTCCTGATCGCCGACGACGAGCCCGCCATCGTCGACGGCCAGGCGTCACGGCTGAAGGCGAAGTACCGAGTCCGACGGGCTTACGGCGGCCGTGAGGCACTCGACGGCCTCGACGAGACGGTCGATGTCGCGCTCCTGGACCGGCGGATGCCGGACCTCTCGGGCGACCAGGTCCTCGAGCGAATCCGTTCGGAGGGGTACGCCTGCCGGGTGGCCATGCTCACCGGAGTCGAGCCCTCGTTCGACATCGCCGAGATGGGCTTCGACGACTACATCCGCAAACCCGTCGATGAGACCGAACTCTTCGCGGTCGTCGAGAACCTCCTCGCCCGGCAGACCTACGACGAGGGGCTCCGCGAGTTCTACTCCGTCTCACGTCGCATCGCGCTGCTCGAGACCGAACACGACCGCGCAGAACTCGTCGACAACGACGCCTACGGCCGGCTGGTCGACCGCCGTGCAGCCCTGCGAGCCCACCTCGACGACGCGCTGGACGACCTCCGGGAGATGGAGGGCTACGCGGTCGCCGTCGACGAGGCGCTCCCACCGGAGCAGGCCGGCGGTGAACACCGCGCCGGCGGCGACTGA
- a CDS encoding PLP-dependent cysteine synthase family protein, producing the protein MKRGILDTLGSPLVQVQSPPGSVIAAKVESKNPGGSAKDRPAVAMVEAAERDGELEPGDRIVEPTSGNTGIGIALVAAAKGYDATLVMPGSKSPERRNVMQAYGADIELVEGDISAAKERADEIEAEEGAVQLRQFENPANPEAHYRTTGPEILDQVGDAEVDALVAGIGTGGTITGIGRRLREEFPEMDIVGVEPAENAVLSGGEPSDDDFQGMGPGFVSPNLDTDLLDAVETVDIDSAEAEVRRLAREEGILVGQSSAASNLAAKRVARDLADADTVADEDCPVPDNETHVLEDRPTPISGETAGTHIPEDCPLVVTVFWDSGERYVSTGLFDHEE; encoded by the coding sequence ATGAAGCGCGGAATCCTCGACACGCTCGGGTCGCCGCTGGTCCAGGTCCAGTCGCCCCCCGGGAGCGTCATCGCCGCGAAGGTAGAGTCGAAGAACCCGGGCGGGAGTGCGAAGGACCGCCCGGCCGTGGCGATGGTCGAGGCCGCCGAACGCGACGGCGAGCTGGAGCCGGGCGACCGCATCGTCGAGCCCACGTCCGGCAACACGGGCATCGGTATCGCACTCGTCGCCGCCGCGAAGGGGTACGATGCGACGCTCGTGATGCCCGGCTCGAAGTCGCCCGAGCGCCGCAACGTCATGCAGGCCTACGGCGCTGACATCGAACTCGTCGAGGGGGACATCTCCGCGGCGAAGGAGCGCGCCGACGAGATCGAGGCCGAGGAGGGCGCGGTCCAGCTCCGACAGTTCGAGAACCCCGCCAACCCGGAGGCCCACTACCGGACGACCGGCCCCGAGATCCTCGACCAGGTCGGCGACGCCGAGGTCGATGCGCTCGTCGCCGGCATCGGGACGGGGGGCACCATCACCGGTATCGGGCGCCGGCTCCGCGAGGAGTTCCCCGAGATGGACATCGTGGGCGTCGAGCCGGCCGAGAATGCGGTCCTGTCGGGTGGGGAGCCGAGCGACGACGACTTCCAGGGGATGGGGCCCGGGTTCGTCAGTCCCAACCTCGACACCGACCTGCTCGACGCCGTCGAGACGGTCGACATCGACAGCGCCGAGGCGGAGGTCCGTCGTCTGGCCCGCGAGGAGGGCATCCTCGTGGGCCAGTCCTCGGCTGCGTCGAACCTGGCGGCGAAGCGTGTCGCCCGCGACCTCGCCGACGCGGACACGGTGGCCGACGAGGACTGCCCCGTGCCCGACAACGAGACGCACGTCCTGGAGGACCGGCCGACACCCATCAGCGGCGAGACGGCCGGCACCCACATCCCCGAGGACTGCCCGCTCGTCGTCACGGTGTTCTGGGACTCGGGGGAGCGCTACGTCTCGACCGGGCTGTTCGACCACGAGGAGTGA
- a CDS encoding ATP-binding protein, with amino-acid sequence MGTGVETGTSPDDIDPEGPVRTIRARSPSLIVIAFGLGLLTMTTWNFLREQQTLSVDLPPLAAAGIGLSLSVGLLYAGVWLARSDLDSDERWLVARVTVAGGAVFTGIILLTMLIRVAEGRAIAEAPFVLFTAAGGGGIAGSLVGGLYARARRDARVAEFARAEAEQARERAERARRDAEENQRQLEAAQAETERLLEEARQTKDDLRLINRVLRHDIKNSIMVIESRAEFLGDDLEDAATTGAVDDRAGEFLDTIVAQAEEIEREVERTGAVIETITDEDPDLQPTDLGAAIESQVATLRDSFDVEARVEGLERVADGDGGPSVLANQVLPDVLGNVLTNAVVHHGGDDPTVEVRVAADEETVTVSIADDGQGIPDERKSQVFHRGESSGDGGFGLFFVDRMMQQYGGNVRVEDADLGGAAFVFEFQRAE; translated from the coding sequence ATGGGTACCGGCGTCGAGACGGGCACGTCACCCGACGATATCGACCCCGAGGGCCCCGTCCGGACGATCCGGGCGCGGTCCCCATCGCTGATCGTCATCGCCTTCGGTCTCGGGCTGTTGACAATGACGACGTGGAACTTCCTCCGTGAACAGCAGACGCTCTCGGTCGACCTTCCCCCACTGGCCGCCGCCGGCATCGGGCTCTCGCTGTCGGTGGGGCTCCTGTACGCCGGCGTCTGGCTGGCCCGGTCGGACCTCGACTCCGACGAGCGGTGGCTCGTCGCACGGGTGACGGTCGCCGGAGGGGCCGTCTTCACGGGGATCATCCTCCTGACGATGCTCATCCGGGTTGCGGAGGGCCGAGCCATCGCGGAGGCGCCGTTCGTGCTGTTCACGGCGGCCGGCGGGGGCGGTATCGCGGGCAGCCTCGTCGGCGGGCTGTACGCCCGGGCGCGTCGCGACGCCCGGGTCGCCGAGTTCGCGCGTGCCGAGGCCGAGCAGGCCAGGGAGCGCGCCGAGCGGGCCCGGAGGGACGCCGAGGAGAACCAGCGGCAGCTGGAGGCGGCCCAGGCCGAGACCGAACGCCTGCTCGAGGAGGCGCGCCAGACGAAGGACGACCTCCGCCTCATCAACCGCGTCCTCCGCCACGACATCAAGAACAGCATCATGGTCATCGAGTCGCGCGCGGAGTTTCTCGGTGACGACCTCGAGGACGCAGCCACGACCGGGGCGGTCGACGACCGGGCCGGCGAGTTCCTCGACACCATCGTCGCCCAGGCCGAGGAGATCGAGCGCGAGGTCGAGCGGACGGGCGCGGTCATCGAGACAATCACCGACGAGGACCCCGATCTGCAGCCGACGGACCTGGGCGCCGCCATCGAGTCGCAGGTGGCGACGCTCCGCGACTCGTTCGATGTCGAGGCCCGCGTCGAGGGACTCGAGCGCGTGGCCGACGGCGATGGCGGGCCGAGCGTCCTCGCCAATCAGGTCCTCCCGGATGTCCTCGGCAACGTCCTCACGAACGCCGTCGTCCACCACGGCGGCGACGACCCGACCGTCGAGGTGCGCGTGGCGGCCGACGAGGAGACCGTGACGGTCAGCATCGCCGACGACGGGCAGGGTATCCCCGACGAGCGCAAGAGCCAGGTCTTCCACCGCGGCGAGTCCAGCGGGGACGGCGGTTTCGGCCTCTTCTTCGTGGACAGGATGATGCAGCAGTACGGCGGGAACGTCCGTGTCGAGGATGCGGACCTCGGTGGCGCCGCCTTCGTCTTCGAGTTCCAGCGCGCCGAGTGA
- a CDS encoding 1,4-dihydroxy-2-naphthoyl-CoA synthase — MPVSETFDADRWEPVPGFDFRDLTYHRGTDVPAVRIAFDRPAKRNAFRPETVDELYTALDHAKRQTDIGCVILTGNGPSPKDGGRSFCSGGDQAIRGDAGYEYTAGEDPDASGAPAEGQQQAPRLHILEVQRLIRHIPKPVLCVVPGWAVGGGHSLHVVCDMTLASEEHAKFLQTDPDVASFDAGFGSAYLANQVGHKRAREVFFLGRTYSAEEAVDMGMANAAVPHDELEDVALEWAAEMTSKSPMAMRMLKYAFNMDTDGLVGQQVFAGEATRLGYMTEEAAEGRDAFNEGRDPDFDAFPWHY, encoded by the coding sequence ATGCCAGTCTCCGAGACGTTCGACGCCGACCGATGGGAGCCCGTCCCGGGCTTCGACTTCCGCGACCTGACCTACCACCGCGGGACGGACGTGCCGGCCGTCCGGATCGCATTCGACCGCCCGGCGAAGCGCAACGCCTTCCGCCCCGAGACCGTCGACGAGCTCTACACCGCGCTCGACCACGCGAAGCGCCAGACCGATATCGGCTGTGTCATCCTCACGGGGAACGGTCCCTCCCCGAAGGACGGCGGTCGGTCGTTCTGCTCCGGCGGCGACCAGGCCATCCGGGGCGACGCGGGGTACGAGTACACCGCCGGCGAGGACCCCGACGCGAGTGGCGCCCCCGCCGAGGGCCAGCAGCAGGCCCCGCGCCTCCACATCCTCGAGGTGCAGCGACTCATCCGCCACATCCCGAAGCCCGTCCTCTGCGTGGTTCCGGGGTGGGCCGTCGGCGGCGGCCACTCGCTGCACGTCGTCTGTGACATGACGCTCGCCTCCGAGGAGCACGCGAAGTTCCTCCAGACGGACCCGGACGTGGCGAGCTTCGATGCCGGCTTCGGGTCGGCGTACCTCGCCAACCAGGTGGGCCACAAGCGCGCCCGGGAGGTCTTCTTCCTCGGGAGGACCTACTCGGCAGAGGAGGCCGTCGACATGGGGATGGCCAACGCCGCGGTCCCACACGACGAACTGGAGGACGTGGCGCTGGAGTGGGCCGCCGAGATGACGAGCAAGTCGCCGATGGCGATGCGGATGCTGAAGTACGCGTTCAACATGGACACCGACGGGCTGGTGGGCCAGCAGGTGTTCGCCGGCGAGGCGACGCGACTGGGGTACATGACCGAGGAGGCCGCCGAGGGCCGGGACGCGTTCAACGAGGGCCGGGACCCGGACTTCGACGCGTTCCCCTGGCACTACTGA
- a CDS encoding DUF7521 family protein yields the protein MVNVFSAVLILMRLILFGLSLGLTVISFQSYQRRQSQRLQYAFIGFAFISMGVAVTNLTTQIGTTGAAAGNELVTLQIAETVPFIVGFAMIYLSLYR from the coding sequence ATGGTCAACGTCTTCAGTGCCGTGTTGATACTGATGCGGCTGATACTCTTCGGCCTCTCGCTCGGGTTGACCGTCATCAGCTTCCAGTCGTATCAGCGCCGCCAGTCCCAGCGCCTGCAGTACGCCTTCATCGGGTTCGCCTTCATCAGCATGGGCGTCGCCGTCACCAACCTCACGACGCAGATCGGCACCACGGGCGCCGCCGCGGGGAACGAACTCGTCACCCTCCAGATCGCCGAGACGGTCCCCTTCATCGTCGGCTTCGCGATGATCTACCTGTCGCTCTATCGGTGA